A window from uncultured Desulfobacter sp. encodes these proteins:
- the hybA gene encoding hydrogenase 2 operon protein HybA, whose amino-acid sequence MQLSRRHFFKIMGVATATATVAPAAADAWQSKSPPNPFGCLVDLTRCVGCRKCEEACAEVNHLPTPERAACQCTVFEKKRRPDEKAYTVINRYFTGTVDENDAPVPTYAKVQCMHCQDPACVSACIVGALTKDETGAVRYNVDKCIGCRYCMVACPFEIPAYEYFDPVTPRVMKCTFCYDRISKDGGLPGCATICPTEALTFGKRNTLLNVAKKRLAQNPGKYIDHIYGEKEAGGTSWLYISEVPFETVNLPALPDKPMPKLSETIQHSLFSYLWSPIALFSLLGAIMFGTHKVQKNKETSSQKGDHDA is encoded by the coding sequence ATGCAGCTGAGCAGAAGGCATTTTTTTAAAATTATGGGCGTGGCTACGGCCACGGCAACCGTTGCGCCGGCAGCCGCCGACGCCTGGCAGTCTAAATCCCCGCCTAATCCGTTCGGATGCCTGGTGGACCTGACCCGATGTGTGGGGTGCCGCAAATGCGAAGAGGCCTGCGCCGAAGTCAACCATTTGCCGACACCGGAACGGGCCGCCTGTCAATGTACTGTTTTTGAAAAAAAGCGGCGTCCGGACGAGAAGGCCTATACGGTGATCAATCGATATTTTACAGGAACTGTGGATGAAAATGACGCCCCGGTTCCCACCTATGCCAAGGTCCAGTGCATGCACTGCCAGGATCCGGCCTGTGTGTCGGCCTGCATTGTGGGGGCACTGACCAAGGACGAGACCGGTGCGGTTCGGTACAATGTAGACAAATGCATCGGCTGCCGCTACTGTATGGTGGCCTGTCCCTTTGAGATTCCCGCATACGAATATTTTGATCCTGTCACCCCCAGGGTGATGAAATGTACCTTCTGCTACGACAGAATATCAAAGGATGGCGGACTGCCCGGATGCGCCACCATCTGCCCCACCGAGGCGCTGACATTCGGCAAACGCAATACCCTGCTTAACGTAGCCAAAAAACGGCTGGCCCAGAATCCAGGCAAGTATATCGACCACATCTACGGGGAGAAAGAGGCGGGGGGCACCTCCTGGCTTTATATCTCTGAGGTGCCATTTGAAACGGTCAACCTGCCGGCGCTGCCGGATAAACCCATGCCAAAACTATCGGAAACCATCCAGCACTCGCTGTTCAGTTATCTGTGGTCTCCCATTGCTCTTTTCAGCCTGTTGGGAGCGATTATGTTCGGCACACACAAGGTACAAAAAAACAAAGAGACGTCTTCGCAGAAAGGAGATCATGATGCATAA
- the hybB gene encoding NrfD/PsrC family molybdoenzyme membrane anchor subunit, producing MMHKPMALKKPFWTPGVLVIVTFMVAGALTILARFTGGIGYVANLSTARPWGLWVGVDVATGVALAAGGFTTAAVAHIFGRHAYEPVTRPALLTAVLGYTFVVLGLIVDIGRSWAIWKPMFNWNTNSVLFEVAMCVMCYLNVLYLEFFPIVAEQFKGNVNLPGPLALFNRLVDGILHIGDAVIDKIMWALIILGVVLSCMHQSSLGSLMLIAPTKLHPLWYTPILPLLFLTSAFAVGYPMVVFETTIATASFKLDSEMNILTPLTRITIFLLGFYIVLKIGDMAVRGTYIYLLDGTAQSNAFVAELVLGVIVPWLMLLSPTIRASRKGLFTAATLIVAGVVLNRINVFIVGFKPPLSDPGYFPSIGEMMVTFGLIATLMFIYRIAVTYLPVLQGSQEVSR from the coding sequence ATGATGCATAAACCCATGGCTTTAAAAAAACCATTCTGGACACCCGGGGTCCTGGTGATAGTGACCTTTATGGTTGCCGGTGCACTCACCATTCTTGCCCGGTTTACCGGAGGAATCGGATATGTAGCCAATTTAAGCACGGCACGCCCCTGGGGGCTTTGGGTGGGTGTGGATGTGGCTACAGGCGTGGCACTGGCTGCCGGTGGATTTACCACGGCGGCGGTGGCGCATATCTTTGGCCGGCATGCCTATGAGCCTGTCACCCGGCCGGCACTGCTCACCGCTGTTTTAGGGTACACCTTTGTGGTCCTTGGGCTGATTGTGGATATCGGGCGTTCCTGGGCGATCTGGAAACCCATGTTCAACTGGAATACCAACTCCGTTTTATTTGAAGTAGCCATGTGTGTCATGTGCTATCTCAATGTGCTTTACCTGGAGTTCTTTCCCATTGTGGCCGAACAGTTTAAAGGAAATGTGAATTTGCCGGGCCCGTTGGCCCTGTTCAACCGCCTTGTGGATGGCATTTTGCACATCGGGGATGCCGTTATCGACAAAATCATGTGGGCTCTGATTATTCTGGGTGTGGTGCTTTCCTGTATGCACCAGTCAAGTTTAGGGTCGTTGATGCTCATTGCCCCCACCAAACTGCATCCGTTGTGGTACACACCCATTCTGCCGCTGTTGTTTTTAACTTCAGCGTTTGCCGTGGGCTATCCTATGGTGGTGTTTGAAACCACCATTGCCACCGCTTCGTTCAAGCTGGATTCGGAAATGAATATTCTGACGCCCTTAACCCGGATCACCATCTTTCTTCTGGGGTTCTACATAGTACTCAAAATTGGGGATATGGCGGTCCGGGGCACATATATATATCTTTTGGACGGTACAGCCCAAAGCAATGCCTTTGTGGCGGAGCTGGTTTTGGGCGTGATCGTCCCCTGGCTTATGCTGCTTTCTCCCACAATAAGGGCCTCGCGCAAAGGGCTTTTTACGGCTGCAACGCTTATTGTGGCAGGGGTCGTCCTGAACCGGATCAACGTATTTATTGTCGGATTTAAACCTCCGCTGAGTGACCCGGGGTATTTCCCGTCCATTGGTGAAATGATGGTGACCTTTGGATTGATTGCCACGCTTATGTTCATCTACAGGATCGCGGTGACCTATCTGCCGGTACTGCAGGGATCACAGGAGGTGTCCAGATGA
- a CDS encoding tetrathionate reductase family octaheme c-type cytochrome, with amino-acid sequence MIKRIRAFVVMAGVLFIAASPGRAANTWTAPDQEAAKERAKETVPFVSEYKDEGHTERKMRLLDQGLSLSDIHDVYFLLDSPIIKKREDHYGPVRFAHKRHAALIQDCTRCHHYRPKDEAALETTRCSACHQDAFNSDYPERIGLKAAYHQQCMECHKAEAKGPTTCTGCHLKNVPDHSQLVNLPDNADPFQVTAECLRCHETQGKDMIKTAHWLWKGPSPYTTGHSKEILHGKAATALNNYCINVISNEPRCTSCHAGYGWKDANFDFTDMSKIDCLVCHDTTGAYKKEPTAAGMPAKDVDLKMVAQKVGHASRATCGACHFNGGGGDAIKHADMSRQLLTPERSCDVHMGGYDFSCTECHKTRNHRIAGRSTSVPVAEGKVACQDCHGENPHYSGGLLDHHLDNHCKTLECNVCHSPVFAKCKPTKTYWDWSQAGDKDRKPQMDKYGKPDYNWKKGFFKWEESAVPDYRWYSGYMHRVLLGDKVDIIAEVINLTTPVGSIKDPSSKITPFKIMKGIQAVDADHDTVLVPHLFPRDKEDKTAFWKNRDWDKAFKEGMSVAGLPYSGSYKWKKTWMYWRLEHEVMPADMALSCAQCHESLKGETTCNRCHQDNRNVDFKKIAHRGTDFSYMKSKGRDVAHLINKTDYINFKSLGYKGDPIIYGGRFKQLPMGYGTTP; translated from the coding sequence ATGATAAAAAGGATAAGGGCCTTTGTTGTTATGGCAGGTGTATTGTTTATTGCGGCATCTCCCGGCCGGGCGGCCAACACATGGACCGCTCCGGATCAGGAAGCGGCAAAAGAGAGGGCGAAAGAGACCGTTCCGTTTGTCAGTGAGTACAAAGACGAAGGGCATACGGAACGCAAAATGCGGCTTTTGGACCAGGGATTGTCCCTGTCGGATATCCATGATGTCTATTTCCTTTTGGACAGCCCCATCATTAAAAAACGCGAAGACCATTACGGCCCGGTCAGGTTTGCCCATAAACGGCATGCGGCCCTGATCCAGGACTGCACCCGGTGCCACCACTATCGTCCCAAAGATGAGGCTGCGCTTGAAACCACCCGGTGTTCAGCCTGCCACCAGGATGCCTTCAACAGTGACTACCCGGAACGAATCGGCCTGAAAGCGGCCTATCACCAGCAATGCATGGAATGCCATAAGGCAGAAGCCAAGGGACCGACGACCTGTACCGGGTGCCACCTGAAAAATGTGCCGGACCACTCTCAACTGGTGAACCTGCCGGACAATGCCGATCCGTTCCAGGTCACCGCCGAATGTTTGAGATGCCACGAAACCCAGGGCAAGGATATGATTAAAACCGCCCATTGGCTCTGGAAGGGGCCGTCCCCGTATACCACCGGCCACAGCAAAGAGATTCTGCACGGCAAGGCAGCTACGGCATTGAATAACTATTGTATCAATGTCATCAGCAACGAGCCGCGCTGTACCAGTTGCCATGCAGGTTATGGCTGGAAGGATGCAAATTTTGATTTTACGGACATGTCAAAAATTGACTGTCTGGTGTGCCATGACACCACGGGTGCCTACAAAAAAGAACCCACGGCGGCGGGTATGCCCGCTAAAGACGTTGATCTGAAGATGGTGGCCCAAAAGGTCGGACATGCCAGCCGCGCCACCTGCGGTGCTTGTCATTTCAACGGCGGGGGCGGCGATGCCATCAAACATGCTGACATGTCCAGGCAGTTGCTGACCCCGGAACGCAGTTGTGATGTCCACATGGGTGGATATGATTTTTCCTGTACCGAATGCCACAAAACCCGTAACCACCGGATTGCGGGCCGAAGCACCTCGGTTCCCGTGGCCGAGGGCAAGGTCGCCTGCCAGGACTGCCATGGAGAAAATCCCCATTACAGCGGCGGGCTTTTAGACCATCATCTGGATAATCACTGTAAAACCCTGGAGTGCAATGTGTGCCACTCTCCGGTATTTGCCAAGTGCAAGCCAACTAAAACATACTGGGATTGGTCCCAGGCCGGGGATAAAGACCGAAAGCCCCAAATGGATAAGTACGGCAAGCCGGATTATAACTGGAAAAAAGGCTTTTTTAAGTGGGAAGAGTCGGCGGTGCCTGATTACCGGTGGTATTCGGGATATATGCATCGGGTACTTTTGGGAGACAAGGTGGATATCATTGCCGAAGTGATCAATTTGACCACGCCGGTGGGCTCTATCAAAGATCCTTCCTCAAAAATTACGCCGTTCAAGATCATGAAGGGCATCCAGGCCGTGGATGCGGACCATGACACCGTTCTGGTGCCCCATCTATTTCCCAGAGACAAAGAGGATAAAACGGCATTCTGGAAGAACCGGGACTGGGATAAGGCGTTTAAGGAAGGTATGTCCGTGGCAGGCCTGCCCTATTCAGGATCATACAAATGGAAAAAAACCTGGATGTACTGGCGGCTTGAGCATGAAGTAATGCCTGCGGATATGGCCCTTTCCTGCGCCCAGTGCCATGAAAGCCTGAAAGGGGAGACCACCTGTAACCGGTGTCACCAGGACAACCGCAATGTGGATTTCAAAAAAATCGCCCACAGGGGTACCGATTTTTCCTATATGAAATCCAAAGGCCGAGATGTTGCGCATTTAATCAACAAAACCGATTACATAAACTTTAAATCTTTAGGATATAAAGGTGATCCCATTATATACGGCGGCCGGTTCAAGCAGCTTCCCATGGGTTACGGCACCACCCCATAA
- a CDS encoding ISAs1 family transposase: protein MSILKLLDLSGCIITIDAMGTQKKIAQVIMAQKNDYILALKENHKTLYNDTSLFFENMIDMKKPGYVFDENTTVDGEHGRIETRRHVMTSDIDWLTDKGNWAGLKSLGMVESTREINGEVSHEKRYYISSLDCCAQTFGDAVRKHWGIENSVHWVLDIAFREDESRIRKGFGPENFAAIRHIALNLLREHKGFRHKIKNKYPAWRKPSMPVQN, encoded by the coding sequence ATGTCGATTCTAAAATTGCTCGATTTATCTGGGTGTATCATCACCATTGACGCCATGGGTACACAAAAAAAGATTGCACAGGTGATAATGGCGCAAAAAAATGATTATATACTTGCTTTAAAAGAAAACCACAAAACCCTTTATAATGATACAAGTCTATTTTTTGAAAACATGATAGACATGAAAAAACCAGGCTATGTTTTCGATGAAAATACAACAGTGGACGGCGAGCATGGTCGAATTGAAACTCGTCGGCATGTAATGACATCAGATATAGATTGGCTTACTGACAAAGGTAATTGGGCGGGACTTAAATCTTTGGGGATGGTTGAAAGCACAAGAGAAATCAATGGAGAGGTCAGCCATGAGAAACGCTATTATATATCAAGTCTTGACTGTTGTGCGCAAACATTTGGGGACGCAGTCAGAAAGCATTGGGGGATTGAAAATTCGGTTCATTGGGTTTTGGATATAGCCTTTCGAGAAGATGAAAGCAGGATCAGGAAAGGATTTGGACCGGAAAATTTTGCAGCAATTCGTCACATTGCCTTAAATCTGCTTAGAGAGCATAAAGGATTTAGGCACAAGATCAAAAATAAATACCCTGCCTGGAGAAAACCAAGCATGCCTGTACAAAACTGA
- a CDS encoding transposase, whose protein sequence is MNLIFDYVHNINRIADSNPGIIRLSMDAKAVIKVGPFSRGGYNRYGLRACDHDFQPDTLLKLFGIFIPATDETFFYFSESHITADFIVDALEQLWPTLKEAYDPHTLVLNLDNGPENSSRRSQFMNRLVTFSQENSVSISLAYYPPYHSKYNPVERIWGRLEQHWNGELLDKVEKILGLARTMTWKGWRPVVTFVEKTYKKGVRLTKQAMQIIENQIFRIKGIEQWAVDIPFYVD, encoded by the coding sequence GTGAATTTGATATTTGACTATGTTCATAATATCAACAGGATAGCAGATTCGAATCCGGGGATAATAAGATTGTCAATGGATGCAAAAGCCGTCATAAAAGTGGGACCATTTTCACGAGGCGGATACAATCGTTATGGCTTACGAGCCTGTGATCATGATTTCCAGCCAGATACGCTTTTAAAGCTTTTTGGCATATTCATTCCGGCAACAGATGAAACCTTCTTTTATTTCAGCGAAAGTCATATTACAGCAGATTTTATAGTCGATGCGTTAGAACAATTATGGCCGACTCTTAAGGAAGCATATGATCCACATACCTTGGTTCTGAATTTAGATAATGGACCAGAAAATAGCAGCCGAAGAAGTCAATTTATGAATCGTTTGGTTACTTTTTCTCAAGAAAATTCCGTGAGCATTAGCTTAGCTTATTATCCTCCATATCACAGTAAATACAATCCTGTAGAAAGAATTTGGGGTAGATTGGAACAACATTGGAATGGAGAACTTTTGGACAAGGTTGAAAAAATTTTAGGATTAGCAAGAACAATGACCTGGAAAGGCTGGCGTCCAGTTGTGACCTTTGTGGAAAAAACTTATAAAAAAGGCGTAAGGCTGACAAAGCAGGCCATGCAAATCATAGAAAATCAAATTTTCCGAATCAAAGGAATTGAGCAATGGGCTGTTGACATACCTTTCTATGTTGATTGA
- a CDS encoding LysM peptidoglycan-binding domain-containing protein: MPQTEKSRSLKRSFFLFLTFILLLSQGHAASAAQFKSDLRPPTVLINDQAVRAGLLYDLSTGTVVWNKNMHHTYPIASLTKMMVGLLVFEDIRAGKISWDTPIRVTPEATRVGGSMVGLKPGLFLCVEDLMKAALISSGNDATYLLSQYLGGTEQNFVCRMNQRAKQLGMASTVFSNATGMPAPNSCNDNYSSPSDLLLLCREMLNYDKLLQITRRGESVISQGGNLIRLRNHNQLVKTYEEVDGLKTGFTNNAKFCIAATSEKNGRRMIAIALGVASKSVRNRFVGSILSQSYIALGMGSLHSKTKSAIAIKPRETNSALDAQTCHRVRKGDTLYGIAKQYGCSIKQLKSWNGLRGSQIHLGQNLCIHKNSDAIYTLMPRPAETTVIYYKVLPGDTLWKISKKYNGISVERLIQLNMLKRPTDLKVGDTVKIVLNLG; this comes from the coding sequence ATGCCGCAAACAGAAAAATCACGCAGTTTAAAACGGTCTTTTTTTCTTTTCCTTACATTTATATTACTTTTATCTCAAGGACATGCCGCTTCTGCCGCACAATTTAAATCGGATTTACGCCCCCCGACGGTTCTAATTAACGACCAGGCGGTCCGGGCCGGACTTTTGTACGATCTTTCGACAGGCACCGTTGTCTGGAATAAAAATATGCATCACACTTATCCCATTGCATCCCTGACCAAAATGATGGTGGGGCTGTTGGTCTTTGAAGATATTCGTGCGGGGAAAATATCCTGGGATACGCCCATTAGGGTCACCCCGGAAGCGACCCGTGTGGGAGGCTCCATGGTCGGGCTGAAACCAGGCCTCTTTCTTTGTGTGGAGGATCTAATGAAAGCCGCCCTTATATCCTCGGGCAATGACGCGACCTATCTTTTATCCCAGTATTTGGGTGGTACCGAACAAAACTTCGTGTGTCGAATGAACCAGCGCGCAAAACAACTGGGCATGGCGTCAACGGTTTTTTCCAACGCCACTGGCATGCCCGCGCCGAACAGTTGTAATGACAATTATTCCAGTCCTTCGGATCTTCTTCTGCTTTGCAGGGAAATGCTCAACTATGATAAATTGCTGCAAATCACCCGCAGGGGTGAATCCGTGATCTCGCAAGGTGGAAACCTCATACGGCTGAGAAATCATAACCAACTTGTGAAGACCTACGAAGAGGTGGACGGATTAAAAACAGGGTTCACCAATAATGCGAAATTCTGCATAGCGGCCACTTCAGAAAAAAACGGCCGACGGATGATCGCCATTGCATTGGGTGTTGCGAGCAAGTCCGTGAGAAATCGATTTGTCGGCAGTATACTTTCCCAATCTTATATCGCTTTAGGCATGGGATCTCTTCATTCAAAAACCAAGTCAGCCATAGCTATCAAACCCAGAGAGACCAATTCTGCTCTCGACGCACAGACTTGCCATCGGGTACGAAAGGGAGATACCCTCTATGGTATTGCAAAACAGTATGGATGTTCGATTAAACAATTGAAAAGTTGGAACGGCCTTCGAGGAAGTCAGATCCATCTGGGTCAGAACTTGTGCATACATAAAAATTCCGACGCAATTTATACCTTAATGCCTCGACCCGCGGAGACAACCGTTATTTACTACAAAGTCCTGCCCGGTGATACGCTTTGGAAGATTTCTAAAAAATATAATGGAATATCAGTAGAAAGATTGATCCAGCTCAACATGCTGAAACGGCCCACTGATTTGAAAGTCGGTGATACCGTTAAAATCGTTCTCAACCTTGGGTAA
- a CDS encoding transglycosylase domain-containing protein produces the protein MNVRTGRNQVWSIVRRIFIFLLILVVSSGVVHELRTSALQAYCFSKLAAMIRVQVVPGKSPSIEFPKAGPYDTRLGYVELPTFLRNLDVSGYNIEEQACFSPFLSQYTQAGFYPAYREKSQAGLHIEDRSGRLIYAAAYPEHIFSNYSQIPDIIAEILLYIENRELLDARYPFKNPAVEWKRLAGAVLEIGIKAVDSSRNVPGGSTLATQIEKFRHSPQGLTLSVKDKFQQMVSASMRAYLDGPETLKARYGILCDFINSMPLGAIPGHGEVMGLGDGLYAWYGADFNETIRLLAEQPSKLTGLAREARAAALKEVVSLFVAQRRPSYFLSEDPAALEAKTNSYLRLLAQDGIITPEERDASIAAPVVLQKRLAVPGTESFLSRKALNAIRVQLLHLLDVDRLYRLDRFDLCVTSTVDQSVQQEVTSLLKSFSDPSTARKNGLYGYHLLGDGDPSNIVYSLTLYERSEGANVMRLQTDTLDQPLNINSGTKLELGSSAKFRTLATYLGIIAALHEQYHSLSRAELAAVEVDSADNLSCWVISYLSSAKDRALSTMLTAAMQRRYSASPHEQFFTGGGVHTFSNFDHQDDTRIFSMQDAFNQSINLVFIRLMRDIAQYYKYQIPGVRQLLSDAKAPRRHDYLAKFADQEGRIFLRRFYRKYAGKPFGEAFDILLEGMRKNQKTLAAVFRYINPEAGLNEFTTFLARHSKSAQGVGGTLSGLFEKSAPDAYSLVDLGYIARIHPLELWTLAYLNRHPDARQGEVIQNSAAERQEVYTWLFKTSRKNKQDVRIRALLEVEAFSEIFSEWKRLKYPFNSLVPSYATAIGSSADRPDSLAELVGIVLNKGRWYPTFQIQGLNFGKKTPYETRLTYQKSQGEQVMHSEVAEALRHALSEVVENGTAQRIRSAFLLSDETALPIGGKTGTGDNRHNIYSSGGQLISSRAINRTAVFVFFIGDRFYGVVTAYVGGQNADDYTFTSGLAVQVLKVAAPKLMPLLTAGG, from the coding sequence ATGAATGTCAGAACAGGACGCAATCAGGTGTGGAGCATCGTTCGAAGGATTTTTATATTTCTGTTGATCCTGGTGGTAAGCTCTGGGGTGGTTCATGAGCTTCGCACCTCTGCCTTGCAGGCTTATTGCTTCAGCAAGTTGGCTGCAATGATCCGTGTACAGGTTGTTCCCGGAAAAAGTCCGTCCATTGAGTTCCCCAAGGCAGGTCCCTATGATACGCGGCTTGGGTATGTAGAATTGCCGACTTTTCTTCGAAATCTCGACGTCTCCGGTTACAATATCGAAGAGCAGGCCTGTTTTTCTCCATTTCTGAGTCAATACACCCAGGCGGGATTTTACCCCGCGTACCGGGAAAAATCCCAGGCCGGTCTTCATATCGAAGACCGTTCGGGGCGTCTTATCTATGCCGCAGCCTATCCTGAACATATTTTTTCAAATTACAGCCAAATCCCGGACATCATTGCAGAGATCTTACTCTACATCGAAAACCGGGAACTTCTAGACGCACGCTATCCCTTTAAAAACCCCGCCGTGGAATGGAAACGTCTCGCCGGTGCCGTGTTGGAGATAGGGATCAAAGCGGTGGACAGCAGCCGAAATGTTCCGGGTGGAAGCACCCTGGCGACCCAGATCGAAAAATTCCGCCATTCGCCCCAAGGCCTGACACTGTCTGTAAAGGACAAATTTCAACAGATGGTATCCGCCAGCATGCGCGCCTATCTGGACGGACCGGAAACCTTGAAGGCCCGATACGGTATTCTATGCGATTTCATTAACTCCATGCCCCTGGGTGCAATTCCCGGGCACGGGGAAGTCATGGGGCTTGGTGATGGGTTGTATGCCTGGTACGGGGCCGACTTTAACGAAACCATACGCCTGCTGGCAGAGCAACCCTCGAAGTTGACCGGTTTAGCCAGGGAGGCCAGGGCCGCTGCCTTGAAGGAGGTGGTCAGCCTTTTTGTAGCCCAACGCCGTCCATCGTATTTTCTTTCGGAAGACCCTGCCGCCCTTGAAGCCAAAACCAACAGTTACCTTCGCCTGCTGGCCCAGGACGGTATCATCACACCGGAGGAAAGGGATGCGTCGATAGCGGCACCTGTCGTCCTTCAGAAGCGGCTGGCGGTCCCCGGGACAGAATCATTTCTTTCTCGAAAGGCACTCAATGCGATCAGAGTCCAGTTGCTGCACCTGCTGGATGTCGACCGCTTGTATCGGCTGGATCGTTTCGATCTCTGCGTTACCAGCACTGTGGATCAATCGGTACAACAGGAAGTGACCAGTCTGCTCAAAAGCTTCAGTGATCCCTCAACAGCCCGGAAGAACGGCCTTTACGGCTATCACCTCCTCGGAGATGGAGATCCGTCCAATATCGTTTACAGCCTCACCTTGTATGAGCGGTCTGAAGGGGCCAATGTAATGCGCCTCCAGACCGACACGCTTGATCAGCCGCTCAATATCAATTCGGGCACCAAGCTGGAGCTCGGCTCATCGGCCAAATTTCGGACATTGGCGACCTATCTTGGGATCATTGCTGCCCTGCATGAACAATATCATTCGCTCTCACGGGCAGAATTAGCCGCAGTGGAGGTGGACTCGGCGGACAACCTGAGCTGCTGGGTGATCTCTTACCTGAGCAGCGCCAAAGACAGGGCTCTTTCAACCATGCTGACCGCCGCCATGCAGCGTCGCTATTCGGCAAGTCCCCACGAGCAATTTTTCACCGGCGGCGGTGTTCACACCTTTTCCAATTTTGATCACCAGGATGATACACGCATCTTTTCCATGCAGGATGCCTTTAATCAATCCATCAACCTGGTATTCATCCGGTTAATGCGGGACATTGCCCAGTACTACAAATATCAGATTCCAGGTGTTCGGCAGCTTCTGTCAGACGCCAAGGCCCCCCGGCGACATGATTACCTGGCCAAATTTGCGGATCAGGAGGGACGCATTTTTCTACGGCGGTTTTACCGCAAATACGCAGGAAAACCCTTTGGAGAGGCCTTTGACATCCTGCTGGAGGGAATGCGCAAAAATCAGAAAACCCTGGCGGCTGTTTTTCGTTATATCAACCCGGAGGCTGGTCTGAACGAATTTACGACGTTTCTTGCACGGCATTCAAAAAGCGCACAAGGTGTCGGTGGCACCCTGTCAGGGCTTTTCGAAAAGTCTGCCCCTGATGCCTATTCGCTTGTAGATCTCGGCTACATTGCCAGGATACATCCCCTGGAATTGTGGACCCTGGCCTATCTGAACCGGCACCCGGATGCCAGGCAAGGCGAGGTGATTCAAAACAGCGCGGCGGAACGCCAGGAAGTCTATACATGGCTGTTTAAAACCTCCAGAAAAAACAAACAGGATGTACGTATCCGAGCTCTTCTTGAGGTGGAAGCGTTCAGCGAAATTTTTTCGGAATGGAAGCGTTTGAAATATCCGTTTAACAGCCTGGTGCCTTCCTACGCCACCGCCATCGGCAGCTCTGCAGATCGGCCGGACTCCCTGGCCGAACTTGTGGGCATTGTTTTGAACAAGGGCAGGTGGTATCCCACCTTTCAGATTCAAGGACTTAATTTTGGAAAAAAAACGCCCTATGAAACCAGACTGACATATCAAAAAAGCCAGGGGGAGCAGGTGATGCATTCGGAAGTGGCCGAGGCCCTGCGCCATGCGCTCTCCGAGGTGGTTGAAAACGGTACGGCACAGCGGATTCGCAGCGCATTTTTACTTTCAGACGAAACAGCTTTGCCCATAGGCGGTAAAACAGGCACTGGCGACAACCGCCACAATATCTACAGTTCCGGGGGGCAACTCATTTCCTCCAGAGCAATAAACCGCACCGCCGTTTTTGTCTTTTTCATCGGTGACCGGTTTTACGGCGTCGTCACCGCCTATGTGGGTGGCCAGAATGCCGATGACTATACTTTCACAAGCGGTCTTGCAGTACAGGTCCTTAAGGTCGCAGCGCCCAAGTTGATGCCGTTGTTGACAGCCGGCGGGTAG
- a CDS encoding ATP-binding protein, whose protein sequence is MIHTYRRLAYIPIAIGAILYGLGGGMGLAILSCLAYIPHLFMYRFQGSVAYYSELSEIIFYLFAGLVIGLISSRENRLREKYRKISEQLQTSYDRLHDQSIQLVQAEEALGKAKELSVLGQLSASLAHEIKNPLAAIKGAAEILADEVNEKNPKYEFVEIMRSEISRLNHSVEKVLNLCRSQNTPIVDKDAPLGTVINKVCQILNQGIEDKSIHLVVDETKETGNTPVPDQAMTQVLMNILINAMDAVAENGRIHISHKSAGDKGVCIEISDDGPGVSPDMAQEIFHPFKTFKQGGTGLGLSISKRIVERLGGTIEITASDMGGACFKICLPGKKTY, encoded by the coding sequence ATGATACATACATACAGACGGCTGGCCTATATTCCCATCGCTATAGGTGCCATCCTGTATGGCCTGGGCGGAGGGATGGGCCTTGCTATCTTATCCTGTTTGGCATATATCCCCCACCTTTTCATGTATCGGTTCCAAGGCTCGGTCGCCTATTACTCAGAGCTTTCTGAAATTATTTTTTATCTGTTTGCAGGGCTTGTGATCGGATTGATTTCCAGCCGGGAAAACAGACTTCGGGAAAAATACCGTAAAATTTCCGAACAATTACAAACTTCATACGATCGTCTCCACGATCAGTCCATTCAACTGGTTCAAGCAGAAGAAGCGTTGGGCAAGGCCAAAGAGCTGTCAGTGCTCGGGCAGTTATCCGCCTCTTTGGCCCATGAAATTAAAAATCCATTGGCTGCCATTAAGGGGGCTGCTGAAATTCTGGCCGACGAAGTGAATGAAAAAAATCCCAAGTATGAATTTGTTGAAATTATGCGAAGTGAAATTTCCAGGCTTAACCATTCAGTTGAGAAGGTGTTAAACCTTTGCAGAAGCCAGAATACGCCCATAGTGGATAAAGATGCACCACTTGGAACGGTGATTAACAAAGTGTGTCAAATTCTGAACCAGGGGATTGAGGACAAATCAATACACCTGGTTGTGGATGAGACAAAGGAAACAGGGAACACCCCTGTGCCGGACCAGGCCATGACCCAGGTGTTGATGAACATACTGATCAATGCGATGGATGCTGTGGCGGAAAATGGCCGGATTCACATTTCCCATAAATCGGCCGGCGACAAAGGGGTCTGCATTGAAATCTCGGACGATGGCCCGGGCGTTTCTCCTGACATGGCCCAAGAGATATTTCACCCTTTTAAGACCTTTAAACAAGGCGGAACCGGGCTTGGCCTTTCCATCAGCAAACGTATCGTTGAGCGTTTAGGGGGAACCATTGAGATTACGGCCTCGGATATGGGTGGCGCATGCTTTAAGATTTGTCTGCCGGGTAAAAAGACCTATTAA